CCGGCGTTTACTGTAATATCAAAGTACTCAGGGTCAATTACAATATCCTGAACAGGTCCCTGAATGTTCCCCAGCCTGCCGGATATGACCTTTATTTTTGTGCCATTCTCCAATACAACCTCCGGGATATTTGCGCTGGTTATTTCCCGGTATCGGGGTTCCATCATCTTACTGCTTGCGGGCAGATTGGCCCAGAGCTGAAATCCGCCCATCAGGCCGTTGGGACCACCCTTGGGCATTTCCTGATGTATGATCCCGCTGCCGGCGGTCATCCACTGCATGTCACCAGCCGATATCACACCCTTGTTTCCCATACTGTCACCATGTTCCACCCTTCCGCTGAGGACATATGTTATGGTCTCAATCCCGCGATGTGGATGCCATGGAAACCCTTTTAAATAGTGTTCCGGATTGTCGGAACGGAAATCGTCCAGAAGAAGGAACGGATCAAGCATTGGGACTTCACTGAATCCAAAAACGCGTTTCAAGTGAACCCCTGCACCTTCAAGAACCGGCTTACTCTTCAATACCTTTCTAATCTTTCTGACTTCATTCATCTTTATCCTCCTTTTTCAGGTTACTCTCTAAGGGATTACCCAGAGGTTTTCTTTTTTGAGGGACACCCGAATGCGCTTTCCTTTATCGAGGGATAACTTCCTTGCCACGAAATTTGGTATTTCTATCTTAAGAAAGGTATCCCCGCCCCCGGTTTTTAAAAACATAATCTGCGTTGAGCCTTTGCCCATGATTGATATAATCTCGCCTTCAATAATATTGTCGTGTACTTTTTTGTCAAGGGGCCTGTCAGGTCTGATTATCATGACCTCCTCAGGTCTGATACAGAACGAAACATCCTGCCCTGTCTGTAACTCTGTCCCCTCTGAAACAAAGGCCTTAACCAAACCTATATCCTTGTTCCGCATAGTAACCAGATGGCCGTCCATCCCTTCTATCGTACCGTCAAAAATATTCCGTGTGCCTATGAACCTTGCAACACTTCTTGTCCGGGGTTTGTAGAATACCTCTTCCCTCGGACCTGCCTGTTCGATGCGTCCGTTATTGATAACCGCAATCTTCTTACCCAGCATATAGGCCTCTTCAAGATCGTGCGTCACGAGTATAGTTGTGATGGGATAGAGGGTGTGGATTCTCAGTAGATCCGCCCGTAGCTTTTCCCTCACCTGGAAATCAAGCGCTGAGAAAGGCTCGTCCAGGAGCAGCACCCTCGGCTCTATGGCCAGGGTCCTGGCAAGTGCGCACCTCTGTTTCTGCCCGCCCGAGAGTTCATGAGGAAATCTCTTTTCAAGTCCGCTGAGACGCATTACGTCAATAAGTTCTCCAACCTTTTTTTGCACGATGGAACGTTCAAGCTGATTTATACCGTAGGCAATATTCCCATATACGGTCTTATGGGGAAAGAGTGCATAATCCTGAAAGAGGTATCCTATACGCCTGTTTCGCACCGGAAGATCAATATGATTCTGCGAGTCATAGACCCTCTCAGCGCCTATTTCAACAATCCCCTCGTCGGGAACAACTATCC
The window above is part of the Nitrospirota bacterium genome. Proteins encoded here:
- a CDS encoding pirin family protein; translated protein: MNEVRKIRKVLKSKPVLEGAGVHLKRVFGFSEVPMLDPFLLLDDFRSDNPEHYLKGFPWHPHRGIETITYVLSGRVEHGDSMGNKGVISAGDMQWMTAGSGIIHQEMPKGGPNGLMGGFQLWANLPASSKMMEPRYREITSANIPEVVLENGTKIKVISGRLGNIQGPVQDIVIDPEYFDITVNAGSKYTHQTKRGHTVFAYVIEGTGYFCNEKNPFSFDVEGVNYFDMQRDPFI
- a CDS encoding ABC transporter ATP-binding protein, whose translation is MNLKVRLKKSFDGFNLDINLSVKEDLLVLFGPSGAGKSLILKMVSGIVVPDEGIVEIGAERVYDSQNHIDLPVRNRRIGYLFQDYALFPHKTVYGNIAYGINQLERSIVQKKVGELIDVMRLSGLEKRFPHELSGGQKQRCALARTLAIEPRVLLLDEPFSALDFQVREKLRADLLRIHTLYPITTILVTHDLEEAYMLGKKIAVINNGRIEQAGPREEVFYKPRTRSVARFIGTRNIFDGTIEGMDGHLVTMRNKDIGLVKAFVSEGTELQTGQDVSFCIRPEEVMIIRPDRPLDKKVHDNIIEGEIISIMGKGSTQIMFLKTGGGDTFLKIEIPNFVARKLSLDKGKRIRVSLKKENLWVIP